A genomic stretch from Kogia breviceps isolate mKogBre1 chromosome 1, mKogBre1 haplotype 1, whole genome shotgun sequence includes:
- the INKA2 gene encoding PAK4-inhibitor INKA2 — MRKKSREMDCYLRRLKQELMSMKEVGDGLQDQMNCMMGALQELKLLQVQTALEQLEISGGGPAPGCPESPRTQLEPPQWEGGRGPAGPAGCPPSSQPSLGSSAKLPSPRSVCGRDLAPPPRTRLPEHQSCAQRGPELVEPDDWTSTLMSRGRNRQPLVLGDNVFADLVGNWLDLPELEKGGEKGETREAGTPKGGRGQPRELGRRFALTANVFRKFLRSVRPDRDRLLKEKPGWVTPTASEPRAGRLQKGKKRGHSKGSGHFPFPGASEPRRGENPSTSCPKALESSPSGFDVNTAVWV, encoded by the coding sequence ATGTCCATGAAGGAAGTGGGTGATGGCTTGCAGGATCAGATGAACTGCATGATGGGGGCGCTGCAAGAACTGAAGCTCCTGCAGGTGCAGACAGCACTGGAGCAGCTGGAGATCTCTGGAGGGGGTCCTGCTCCAGGCTGCCCTGAAAGCCCCCGGACGCAGCTCGAGCCCCCTCAGTGGGAGGGTGGCAGGGGTCCTGCCGGGCCTGCGGGCTGCCCCCCCTCCAGTCAACCCTCTCTGGGCAGCAGCGCCAAGCTTCCATCTCCTAGGAGTGTGTGTGGGAGGGATCTGGCTCCCCCGCCCAGGACACGGCTGCCAGAGCACCAAAGCTGTGCCCAGCGGGGGCCAGAGCTGGTGGAACCGGATGACTGGACCTCCACGTTGATGTCCCGGGGCCGGAATCGACAGCCTCTGGTGTTAGGTGACAACGTTTTTGCGGACCTGGTGGGCAACTGGCTGGACTTGCCGGAACTGGagaagggtggggagaagggtgagACCCGGGAGGCAGGAACCCCCAAAGGAGGGAGGGGCCAGCCGCGGGAGCTGGGCCGCAGGTTTGCCCTAACAGCAAACGTCTTTAGGAAGTTCTTGCGTAGTGTGCGGCCTGACCGGGACCGGCTGCTGAAGGAGAAACCAGGCTGGGTGACACCCACGGCCTCTGAGCCCAGAGCCGGACGCTTGCAGAAGGGCAAGAAGCGGGGCCATTCCAAGGGCTCTGGACATTTCCCCTTCCCAGGTGCCTCGGAGCCCAGACGAGGGGAGAATCCTTCCACCAGCTGCCCCAAGGCCCTGGAATCCTCACCCTCTGGCTTTGATGTTAACACAGCGGTTTGGGTCTGA